A window of the Pseudomonas sp. B21_DOA genome harbors these coding sequences:
- the ileS gene encoding isoleucine--tRNA ligase: protein MTDYKATLNLPDTAFPMKAGLPQREPQILQRWDSIGLYGKLREIGKDRPKFVLHDGPPYANGTIHIGHALNKILKDMIIRSKTLSGFDAPYVPGWDCHGLPIEHKVEVTHGKNLGADKTRELCRAYATEQIEGQKSEFIRLGVLGDFANPYKTMDFKNEAGEIRALAEIVKGGFVFKGLKPVNWCFDCGSALAEAEVEYENKKSSTIDVAFPIADEAKLAAAFGLASLSKPAAIVIWTTTPWTIPANQALNVHPEFNYALVDIGDKLLVLAEELVEACLARYGVEGSVIATTTGKELELINFRHPFYDRLSPVYLADYVELGAGTGVVHSAPAYGVDDFVTCKKYGMVNDDILNPVQSNGVYVPSLEFFGGQFIWKANPAIVEKLTEVGALMHTTVIEHSYMHCWRHKTPLIYRATAQWFIGMDKEPTSGDTLRVRSLKAIEDTKFVPAWGQARLHSMIANRPDWCISRQRNWGVPIPFFLNKESGELHPRTVELMEEVAKRVEVEGIEAWFKLDAVELLGDEAPQYDKISDTLDVWFDSGTTHWHVLRGSHPMGHESGPRADLYLEGSDQHRGWFHSSLLTGCAIDNHAPYRELLTHGFTVDESGRKMSKSLGNVIAPQKVNDTLGADIMRLWVASTDYSGEMAVSEQILQRSADAYRRIRNTARFLLSNLTGFNPATDLLPAEDMLALDRWAVDRTLLLQRELQEHYGEYRFWNVYSKIHNFCVQELGGFYLDIIKDRQYTTGADSKARRSCQTALFHISEALVRWIAPILAFTADELWQYLPGERNESVMLNTWYEGLTELPEGFELGRAYWDRIMEVKVAVNKEMEIQRAAKAVGGNLQAEVTLFAEEALSADLARLSNELRFVLITSTASVAPFVQAPADAVATEVSGLKLKIVKSTFPKCARCWHCREDVGVNPEHPEICGRCVDNISGAGEVRHYA from the coding sequence CTCAAGGACATGATCATCCGCTCGAAAACCCTGTCGGGTTTCGACGCGCCGTACGTCCCGGGCTGGGACTGCCACGGCCTGCCGATCGAGCACAAGGTTGAAGTGACCCACGGCAAGAATCTCGGCGCGGATAAAACCCGCGAGCTGTGCCGTGCCTACGCCACCGAGCAGATCGAAGGGCAGAAGTCCGAGTTCATCCGTCTCGGTGTGCTGGGCGACTTCGCCAACCCGTACAAGACCATGGATTTCAAGAACGAGGCCGGTGAAATCCGTGCCCTCGCCGAAATCGTCAAGGGCGGTTTCGTCTTCAAGGGCTTGAAGCCCGTGAACTGGTGCTTCGATTGCGGTTCGGCGCTGGCTGAAGCGGAAGTCGAATACGAGAACAAGAAGTCGTCGACCATCGACGTTGCGTTCCCGATCGCTGATGAAGCCAAACTGGCTGCCGCGTTCGGTCTGGCTTCGCTGAGCAAACCTGCTGCGATCGTGATCTGGACCACCACCCCGTGGACCATCCCGGCCAACCAGGCGCTGAACGTGCACCCGGAATTCAACTACGCCCTGGTCGATATCGGCGACAAGCTGCTGGTGCTGGCTGAAGAGCTGGTCGAAGCCTGCCTGGCGCGCTACGGCGTGGAAGGTTCGGTCATCGCCACCACCACCGGTAAAGAACTTGAGCTGATCAACTTCCGTCACCCGTTCTACGATCGTCTGTCGCCGGTGTACCTGGCTGACTACGTCGAACTGGGCGCTGGCACCGGCGTGGTTCACTCCGCCCCGGCCTACGGCGTGGACGACTTCGTGACCTGCAAGAAATACGGCATGGTCAACGACGACATCCTCAACCCGGTGCAGAGCAACGGCGTATACGTGCCTTCGCTGGAATTCTTCGGCGGCCAGTTCATCTGGAAGGCCAACCCGGCCATCGTCGAAAAACTGACCGAAGTCGGTGCGCTGATGCACACCACCGTCATCGAACACAGCTACATGCACTGCTGGCGCCACAAGACCCCGCTGATCTACCGCGCCACTGCGCAGTGGTTCATCGGCATGGACAAGGAGCCAACCAGCGGCGACACCTTGCGCGTGCGCTCGCTCAAAGCCATCGAAGACACCAAGTTCGTTCCGGCCTGGGGCCAGGCGCGTCTGCACTCGATGATCGCCAATCGTCCGGACTGGTGCATTTCGCGTCAGCGCAACTGGGGCGTGCCAATCCCGTTCTTCCTCAACAAGGAAAGCGGCGAGCTGCACCCGCGTACCGTCGAGCTGATGGAAGAAGTCGCCAAACGCGTTGAAGTCGAAGGCATCGAAGCCTGGTTCAAACTCGACGCAGTCGAACTGCTGGGCGATGAAGCGCCGCAGTACGACAAGATCAGCGACACCCTCGACGTCTGGTTCGACTCGGGCACCACGCACTGGCACGTCCTGCGCGGTTCGCACCCGATGGGCCACGAAAGCGGTCCGCGTGCCGACCTCTACCTGGAAGGTTCCGACCAGCACCGTGGCTGGTTCCACTCATCCTTGCTCACCGGTTGCGCCATCGACAACCACGCGCCGTACCGCGAACTGCTGACTCACGGCTTCACCGTCGACGAGTCCGGCCGCAAGATGTCCAAGTCGCTGGGCAACGTGATCGCGCCGCAGAAGGTCAACGACACCCTGGGCGCCGACATCATGCGTCTGTGGGTCGCTTCGACCGACTACTCCGGCGAAATGGCCGTGTCCGAGCAGATCCTGCAGCGCAGCGCCGATGCCTACCGTCGTATCCGTAACACCGCGCGCTTCCTGCTTTCCAACCTGACCGGTTTCAACCCGGCCACCGACCTGCTGCCGGCCGAAGACATGCTGGCGCTGGATCGCTGGGCCGTGGATCGTACGCTGCTGCTGCAACGCGAGTTGCAAGAGCACTACGGCGAATACCGTTTCTGGAACGTGTACTCGAAGATCCACAACTTCTGCGTGCAGGAGCTGGGTGGTTTCTACCTCGACATCATCAAGGACCGCCAGTACACCACCGGCGCCGACAGCAAGGCCCGTCGCTCGTGCCAGACCGCGCTGTTCCACATCTCCGAGGCGCTGGTGCGCTGGATCGCGCCGATCCTCGCCTTCACTGCCGACGAGCTGTGGCAATACCTGCCGGGCGAGCGTAATGAGTCGGTCATGCTCAACACCTGGTACGAAGGGCTGACCGAGCTGCCGGAAGGCTTCGAGCTGGGTCGCGCCTACTGGGATCGCATCATGGAAGTGAAAGTCGCGGTCAACAAAGAGATGGAAATCCAGCGTGCGGCGAAAGCCGTCGGTGGCAACCTGCAGGCCGAAGTGACGCTGTTTGCCGAAGAGGCGCTGAGCGCCGATCTGGCCAGGCTGAGCAACGAGCTGCGCTTTGTCCTGATCACCTCGACTGCCAGCGTTGCGCCGTTCGTGCAGGCTCCCGCCGATGCAGTGGCCACCGAAGTCAGCGGTCTGAAATTGAAGATCGTCAAATCGACGTTCCCGAAATGCGCGCGTTGCTGGCATTGCCGCGAAGACGTCGGCGTGAACCCGGAGCATCCGGAAATCTGCGGGCGTTGCGTCGACAACATCAGCGGCGCGGGCGAGGTTCGTCACTATGCCTGA